The Pyrus communis chromosome 12, drPyrComm1.1, whole genome shotgun sequence genomic sequence GCTCTGAACACACCAAAGACAGAGTAGTCCAGCAAATGACCGATCAGATTCTGAAGGGATGAACATTTGAAATCAGGTAAAAATGTCTACAAAAGGATCAACCTCCAATTGAAAATATCCCAGCATTGTTGATAAGAACATGGAGAGGTCCTAAACGAGCATTCCATGCTTGGGCAAATCTCACAACAGAATCCAAAGAAAGCAGATCAAGTTCCATAACCTATTAAAGTTAAACAATATTATTGTTTGTATACAATTAATGAAATGTAGATATTAGCGTTGGCCCTGTTAATAAGTTACCTCAATATTGAGAGGAAGCCCCATTCCAGACCATTCATTTTGCCACTTCTGGATCAGCTCATTAGCTGCTTTCGTATTCCTCACCGCCATTACAACATGCGCGCCTGATTCCGCTAGCTGCCTGTTCAGTTTTCATGTTTAAGCAAAACTAATTCAAAATTCAGAATTGAAACTGAGAAATGGGCACCAGGTTATCAAAATTCTCAGTAACCAAATGGTGGGACCCCTAAGTCCCAATGCAATCTTGCTAACTGAGTTGATTCATTTATACTAAACAAACAGGCCAACAAGAAAACTGAAATCGTCAATGTTTCGAGATttgaaggaaggagaaggaggagaccTGGCGATTTCGCGGCCGATGCCGCTGGTGGATCCAGTGACAATGCAAGTGAGATCGTTGATGGGAGGCAAAGGCATGGGGTTTTGCAAGTGGCTGGCCGTGATTCTCTGGAACAGCATCTCGTACGCCAGATACAACCACCCTCTCATCCACTCTATCCATCCCAatccttcctttttcttcttcatcttcacttcCTCTTTCGAATTTGACGCCGCCGACACCGCCACCTcagcctcctctctctcttctctgatGCGAGTTAAAACAGTAGCTTGAGCCTCCGTGTCTATACGGCCTCTACTCGTAGTGGTACTGGTAGTGGTAGTGGCAAGTGGATTTGGACGCCTTGCCCGGCGACCATTTAGGTGTacgaaatattttattattttttccgtAATTTGTGCTGACTTAAAAATGGTTCGAAAAGCCTTGGTTATTCTGGAATCGGGAGTTTTAGATGGCTACAACTACAAATATAATTAGTGAATAATTTAGTTCTAAATAAGCTCTAGTTAAATTCGAGTAATCCAAATTAATATTAGAGTAGATTAATCCCaactcaaacaaaaaacaatgaaCGTTGTAAATTGAATACGATTGATCTCAAATCGTAGCACTAAACATTATATCACATCAAACTCAAAGCCTAGTATTTAATAAACACCAGCAACATCACAATCACTCTTTTTGGAAGTCAGGATATAGCATTATCCAGGCAAAGATGCCAAAGTTATACAAGAAAGCCTACACCACGGCAAACAGCCGAAATAACTACTAGAAAAGAGTAGTGCGAGGAGGTCACATTTAAACCATGGTGCAATGCTAGAGCGTCCCTCCTCACACTACCAAAAGCACTTAGGGGGGGGCATGGAAGGTCATCATTACGCAGAATATAAATAAGGGAAGATGGGGGTATGTCAACCCAAACATGATCACATACTTCCCTACAACGTCGCGACACCAACTGGCCCACTGCCAAATTGGCCAGTCTTGGAACCCAAGACCAGCGACAATCAAGAAAATCCTTTCCCAATCTGCAACACTTCACAGGAATAGGGAAGGCATCCCAACTGCCTTTCTTTGCCATGTCCCTAAGGCAAGAAATTGATTCCAAAGAGTAGGACTCAACAACAATCAGGTTCCAACCCCTACTTTTTCCCAACATACACCCATGCATAATAGCCAAAGCCTCCGCCATGGCTGCACTTGTAGCCTTCACACAATCACTCTTTTAGATAACTTAAGTTGTACCACTTTGTTTTTACAAGCTACAAATTCACTAGCTGAAGGTACTTCTCTCTTATGCCTCGTTTATTAGTTCGtaatcaagaaattgaattgaggagtTAGAAGGTGGTGAAATCAGAAAGGAAATTATTTGTTATCTTCACTTGTTATTGAAACTATTTACTAAAATGAGATGCAGGGTTCAAGGAAATTATTCCCGTTAACTCTATCAAGAGTTTCATTAAGCCTCAAACATAATCGAGGTGGAGCTCGCTGATTTGATAAATATGTATACAATGCAGTTATTATACATTGAAGTTTTTCAACGTATAATTTAAAACGAATTATTAAAACtatgtacaaaaatatttttgagaaaTACTAATTAGAAGTGCTaaaaggtagagtttgaagattGGAAAATGATTTAGGCATGTTGCACACGCGCCAAGTGTGCTCATCGGGGCAGTTTCCTTTCCTATAACAGAATTCTAACGAGAAATGCTAGTGTAATAACCACCACCCCCATTGCCCGCTGTGCCACCTCTCCatccctctccttctctctccaaTCACCTTCTCTCTAAAAACTAAAAGGTCGCATGGCGATTCAACAGCTGCGTGAGAGCAGAGTATATATACACTCGCACTGCGCTTAGCTAAGCTCTTCAATCCATTCCACCACTCCGTCGCTAATTCCTTTCGCTTTCTCCATTATTCAAGAATTTCTTTTGCTCAATCGACCGTCGTCGTCTCGATTTTCTTTTACCAACGCAAGAAATCAAGAACTGCAAGTACGTACTGAATCAGTGAGTCACCTGAGACTTTTGGTTGAGATTTACTCTGCTACGTACTGCGTTTTGACTTGCATTGGCGTTCGATTTCAGTTTGTTTTTGCTTATttattgtttctttcttttcacgaTCATGTCATGTGTTTACCAAGTGTTTGCGCATTTTCCAAGGAAGTGGCATGAATTTTCTCTGCACATTTTCCAGAGAAAATGGTATAATCTCCTGAGAAACTTTCTACGTGCTGCATTTTGACTTGCATTGACGTTCAAGTTCAGTTTTTTCTTGCCAATTTTTGTTGAAAGTGACCCTGCTGCTACGTACTGTGCGATTTAACTTGATTGACGTTCGATTTCAGTTTGTTCTTGCTTATTTCTTCTGTTTGATTTTCTTGAATATATCCACTAGTGCGTTGAGTGTGTGCGTTCTTGAGCTCCGCCGATCCATTACATCATTAATTTACATTCTAAttcttgtttctttctttcatgaTCGTGTGCCTGTTTACCCAAGTGTTTGGGCTTTTTCCTGAGAAATGGCAGAAATTTTCTCACCATCATTTCTTGAATTTGGATATTACGCTGTATCAAATTATCGATTACTGTAGTTACTAATTAGAAAATGTATGCGTGCTGATTTTTCAGtctgcaaaaatgaaggatttaaGACCAGGATGGGCAGTGAAGGCGATCCTTGTCGTGATATTCACATCTATGTTCTTCCGCTGCGTCTCTGCTGGCCCTGCAGCTGCTGCAACCAACACCAACCACTCTGTTGGTGGAGCTTCCGGTTGGGATCTCTCCTCCAACCTCCAAGCATGGGCTGCTCGCGCCACTTTCCGTGTGGGCGACTCTCTTGGTGTGTAATCTGATTATCCTATCTATTTGATTAGCTACATTTAGTTCATTGGTTATCTCTTTGTCctttttaattgatttgattacttcaaTCTTGTCTTACTTATTTGGTAGCCGTTTGGTTTGAATCCTTGAATAAGGCTGCAGGGCTTAAGTATGACATAGCATATTACTAAATTCACTGAAGATGAacaatcagttttttttttttaattttcttttctttaaccTTCTTGATAACGAAACAGGTTGAATTTTGATATGTAGGCAAAACTGCCGTTTAATTTGAGGCTCTGTTTTAAGCCTGACCCTATCAGTTAAGATGGTGAATAACGGAATCAAACAGGGCACATTGCTTATAGGAGGGAGGGGGGGGGTGTGGTTTGGTGTAATTAGAGGTTGATTAATGATTGATTATGGATAGAGATGATATATTTGAATCTGAAGTTAACATTTGATcatatggtggtggtggtgtgagGCAGTTTTCAGGTACACGCCGGTGCATGATGTGCTGGAAGTGATGAAAATGGACTACGATTTGTGCCACACAATAGACCCAATGGAGACGCACAATGATGGGGAGACAGTTATTCCATTGAGGCAAACCGGAGACAGGTACTTCATATGTGGGAGGCTGGACCACTGTGCCATAGGCCTCAAGCTCCATGTTCTTGTCCTGCCTGCTCTGCAGATGAGTCCCAATGTTAATGCAACCTCACCCAGCAGCCCCTTGATCACTAGTCCTCCATCAAATACTGCTAATTCAATTtccaacagcagcagcagacATGGTCCAGATGGTCAAGCAGTGGGAAATGATCATGTGCTGCCTTCTCCGCCGCCATCTACTTCCAATTACTCGATTAATTCTACAGATGGTTCACCTCCTGATCATGCTACAGGCAATAGTACTACATCTGATGGGCACTTAACTTGGGGCAGCACCTGGATCCAGCCATTGGTTACAGTTGTTGCAGCACTCGTGATCATGCAGCTCATGTTTACCTCTTCTTAGATTCCTTGGTGGAGTGCCACCTCCATAGCTGTGTGTGTTCTCTTCACTCGTGCTGCCCTGTTTCTTCTCGTCACTGTTGTTGCTGCTGAGTTACTTGTCATCATTCATGCTGTCGTATTTCTTTTCATCATTGGAACCATTGTTGCGCATCTTCTTCATTAGAAGCACTGTTCCTGGTGCTGCGTTTCTTGTCGTGGTTAGAACCATTGTCGCCGCCACTGCTGCTGCGTCTCTTCTCTTCACTGCTTTGAGATTGTTCGGGTCTTAAGTAATTCGCCTTGGTCTGATTTGCTAGCTAGCAAATAGCTCTACATACATAGAATATTATGGATGGATATAATATGAAAGCCTAGGCTGATATAGGTATAGCTCTACAACTTGAAGGATATAGATATTTTGGAGTTAGTCAAATATTATTGTTACTGAGAGGGAGAGCTTTGTGATACTCTAATGCTCTaaccattcttcttcttctactttcTTCACGTAATTGGTGTCCTAAATTTCCACTCTTGGGCCTGCCCTATCAAATGGTTCAATGGGTTTACTTTTGTTGAGACTTGTAGCCCAAGGTTTTGGGTCCatttctctatcttgcgatttgTGTTCACCGTCATTTTTCTTTGTATGTATACTCTTGTTAATTATGTCTCTTGATAGCCTTTCGATTTTGTTGAATCCAATGATTAGAAAAGAAGGAAATGAAAAAGGTCTTATTAGCCAGCCCTCTTAATCTTAAATCCGCACAAATTTCACATAactactaataaaaaaaaaaataataaaaaaaagaaaaagaaaaaaaaaggattataTCCTAGACCTCAATTCACTTGTATTTTACTCACTCTCTACTTTGGCAATGCAATTGCAAACAGCTACTGATACTATCCCATTAATTGTAGTCTCCACAAGTTCAGAAAGCAAAGACATTTTCCCCATGTGGTAGAGACGTGCACACTGTACAATATGGGAGGTAAGACAATGGCCTCcgattttgatatatttgagCATACGCtactttgttttcaaaatttggcttAATCTCAAATTCGTGCTGCTGAGAAACCGTTCATGTTGTAAATTCTAAATTGGATGAATGCTGTTCTCACTCCTAATTACCTACGGAAACCTGCCTAACCTTTACATACTGCTACTTTTGGTTGATAACTACATTAACCAATTAGATGCCTCCATATAATCAAATATCAAACATACAAGGTGGAGTGGATAGTCATGGAAGTAATTGAACAGTACTGTAAACAAGGAGTTGAAGGATCATTGTCTAATTAACACATAAATATAGGGAGTTGCAAGatctatatttttttatcattgggtggaataaattaaattgaattaacagataaaaattaaacatggaTGTGTGAGAGACTAAAAAAAAGTGcgtatttaattttttagattatAATCCTAAAGAAAACAGAAGTTTATCTAAAAAGATTCCACAACGTATGTAGATTTACTAATGTATAAGCCAAAAGGCAAAAAGGAATTTCTCAGCTGAGAGCTGTGAGCTGTACTCCCACAAAATTCTAATAGAACAGCAATACTTTGCAGtactaattaaaacaaagtttatTAATCAACAAGGTAATGACAATAGATATAAAACTAAGGTAGCTAATGAGTGGTTTGGTTTAGTAGTTGATGAGCTTCTGCCAACTGATAACTAATTAACAATACATATATAAGAGATAAACAAGCTTAAGGTACAGACAAGAGAACCTCTCGTATTCCTTGTGCATTTAAAAGTAAATGGAACAAAAATAAGGTAATTAAATACacaccaaaaagaaagaaaaaggtctATGATAATAGTGAGAGAAGCTAAATTCCGGTGCTAGCAATCTCCCTGAAACGACGTTGATCAGATTCTAACCTCTGAAGCCTGATGTCgttgttgaacttcttgatgaaGGCCTCTGCTCGCTGGTTCAACTCTTCCTGAGTCATCGACTTTTCCCTTCTCAACGACCCTCTGTCGCTAAATGTGTCCGACTTCTTAAGCTCCCGGCGAGCCCATGTCACTGCATCGTCCTCGTCATCGTGACCATCATCAAAGTTACATTGATTTAGTTGACGTTGTGGAACTTTGAATTTGGTACTTGTGATGGCCAATTGCCGGCCGGTTAGGCGAGGAGGCGTGTCCCAAGTGTCACTCTTTTTGAGGTGCTTACCACTTGGCTTGCCTTGCCCCTCCATGATGGCCTTCCATGTCGTGTCCAATGTCTTGGTGTCATCATCcgcctccacctcctcctctgTTGGCATCGAGTCAGCGCAGCACTTTTCCAGTGACGTCCCAGATCGCTGATGATCATCGTAATCAAAGGTAGTAGTGCTAGTACTCAGACTAGTACTTGGC encodes the following:
- the LOC137710264 gene encoding uncharacterized protein; this translates as MDHMFRRGRLETAIWAAKVLLLCVGTVSTAVFFKAAIIPYLLNLCLSLVPHIWTSFKSCCSLSPLYIYIILNLVILTIAASSAFQRRNHKNNAKATDSIDPSHDFIYSPDNSPDKKHNSSQSQMLSAQPQQQQQDTLIQSHPEDDATSLFSSSSLDKNLYSSNNEMMSWLDIHTVQEGVMPSTSLSTSTTTFDYDDHQRSGTSLEKCCADSMPTEEEVEADDDTKTLDTTWKAIMEGQGKPSGKHLKKSDTWDTPPRLTGRQLAITSTKFKVPQRQLNQCNFDDGHDDEDDAVTWARRELKKSDTFSDRGSLRREKSMTQEELNQRAEAFIKKFNNDIRLQRLESDQRRFREIASTGI